GCACCGCAGGCATCGTGGGCAACAACTTCTCATCCTACGTGCGCGACTACGACTTCAGCGTAGTGCTGCCGGCCAGCAACGAGGGCAAGGCCAGCTTCGGCATTCCGGAAGGTTTTGGCGACCTGCACGGCAAGCTGTTCCAGCACTTCCTGCGCTCGGACGCCTACCGCGCCGACTTCAGCAAGGGGCCGGTGATCTGCATCAGCGTTTCCAGCAGCAAGACCTACCACCGCACCGAGAATCATCACCCCATCCTGGGCGTGGAGTACCGCCAGGGTGAGTTCTCCCCCACCGACCAGTACTTCGACAAGATGGGCCTGCAGGTGCGCTATTTCATGCCGCCGGGCAGTGTCGCGCCGCTGGCGTTCTACTTCCAGGGCGACCTGCTGGGCGATTACTCGAACCTGGAACTGATCGGCACCATCAGCACGATGGAAGCCTTCCAGAAGATCTACCGCCCGGAGATCTACAACGCCAATTCCGTGGCCGGCAAGGTCTACCAGCCCAGCCTGAAGCACCAGGACTACTCCTCCACCCGCATCGTCTACGACCGCGAAGAGCGCAGCCAGCTGGCGGTAAAGCAGGGCCGGTTCACCGAAGAACACTTCATCAAGCCATACCGCGCCGTGCTTGAGCAGTGGGCCGCCCGCTGATCCATCGATTTTCCATTCGCCCCCAGGACACACCACACAATGCCGACGAAGACGCTGCTCCCCACCTCCACCGCAGGCAGCCTGCCCAAACCCTCCTGGCTGGCAGAGCCCGAAAAGCTCTGGTCACCCTGGAAACTGCAGGACGAAGGCCTGATCGAGGGCAAGCAGGACGCCCTGCGCCTGTCCCTGCAGGAACAGCAGCATGCCGGCATCGACATCGTCAGTGACGGCGAGCAGACCCGCCAGCACT
This portion of the Stenotrophomonas sp. WZN-1 genome encodes:
- a CDS encoding DUF1852 domain-containing protein produces the protein MTTENFTFSITRIPFNEDYQPADGTRITTNFANLARGASRQENLRNTISMINNRFNDLAHWDNPSAGRYAVELDIISVEMHIDGADGSDPFPLIEVLQPTIVDTQTGTRTAGIVGNNFSSYVRDYDFSVVLPASNEGKASFGIPEGFGDLHGKLFQHFLRSDAYRADFSKGPVICISVSSSKTYHRTENHHPILGVEYRQGEFSPTDQYFDKMGLQVRYFMPPGSVAPLAFYFQGDLLGDYSNLELIGTISTMEAFQKIYRPEIYNANSVAGKVYQPSLKHQDYSSTRIVYDREERSQLAVKQGRFTEEHFIKPYRAVLEQWAAR